A single Magnetococcus sp. PR-3 DNA region contains:
- a CDS encoding gamma-glutamylcyclotransferase family protein produces MFSYFGYGSNINLTSLRAKGVVPHASRKAILRGYKLVFNVQHWFRHEGGVGNIVPSNNPDDRVEGLVHDCDDEHLELLDAVESYGVGYDRIEVPLETSQGPTQALTYVGIPSYLNNDCLPTRRYLNIILKGATAAGLNEAYIEKLRSHKMHPDTEYPLFEPPSSMKAVFTSETLAQHRYYTALAGAVFDMRGAESRLECLVDLIGGKDMTLFFLKRHDTSDGRETLDDYLQGNISEGGKKYINAYLHEYNREYAYIGQYHYR; encoded by the coding sequence ATGTTTTCTTATTTTGGTTACGGATCGAATATTAACCTGACTTCACTAAGAGCAAAAGGTGTCGTTCCACACGCTTCACGAAAAGCCATCCTAAGGGGCTATAAACTGGTCTTTAATGTTCAACATTGGTTCCGCCATGAAGGTGGGGTTGGTAACATTGTACCTTCTAATAATCCCGATGATCGGGTGGAGGGTCTGGTACATGATTGTGATGATGAGCACCTAGAACTGCTTGATGCGGTAGAGTCCTATGGCGTCGGTTATGATCGTATAGAAGTGCCGTTGGAGACCTCCCAAGGACCCACCCAAGCACTTACCTATGTTGGTATCCCCTCTTATCTAAACAATGACTGCCTACCAACACGCCGCTATCTCAATATTATTCTTAAAGGGGCCACCGCTGCAGGGCTAAATGAAGCGTATATTGAAAAGCTGCGCAGCCACAAAATGCACCCGGATACAGAGTACCCTCTTTTTGAACCCCCATCGTCTATGAAAGCGGTGTTTACGTCTGAGACACTTGCACAGCACCGTTACTACACCGCCCTTGCGGGTGCTGTCTTTGATATGCGCGGCGCCGAAAGTCGACTGGAGTGTCTTGTTGACCTGATTGGCGGTAAAGATATGACGCTATTTTTCCTCAAACGCCATGATACCAGTGATGGTCGTGAAACGCTGGACGACTATCTACAGGGTAATATTTCTGAAGGTGGCAAAAAATATATCAATGCCTACTTACATGAATACAACAGGGAATACGCTTATATTGGCCAGTATCACTATCGATGA
- a CDS encoding aminotransferase class I/II-fold pyridoxal phosphate-dependent enzyme, with product MTSLSQRGHALTTSSPMAPYIHEHFKRLASPWDPNHRPDGYIALSIAENKQIAPSVLTCLDRYRDVPAGVLGYDDTFKAEAFRAHLAHFMGRTFVGNKVDADRLIVLAGAGCVLENLFYTIADPGDGVLVPLPSYAGFWADLETRDNLTIIPVDCSHRDNYDPTPELLDEALAKATIPVRALLFTSPNNPMGRTYSREEVQAVLDWAETKQIHVIFDEIYALSVFGDRAFVSAASLRTDLGKNVHIVWGFSKDFGASGLRCGVLLSHNDEVLHAVSALSYWATCSGHTQYLLSKFVSDHEVIDHIILSMKTGLKQAYQQTTDALNHAKIPYIPANSGIFLICDLRSYLDEPSWEGERRLWHRILDETNVNLTPGEYCHFSEPGFFRFCYMAEPDRAVATAIDRLDHMLNKKKT from the coding sequence GCATCTCCATGGGACCCAAACCATCGACCCGATGGCTATATCGCACTCTCTATTGCTGAAAATAAACAGATAGCACCCTCAGTTCTTACCTGCCTAGATCGCTACCGTGATGTTCCCGCTGGTGTTCTTGGTTACGATGATACCTTTAAAGCAGAAGCCTTTCGCGCCCATCTTGCTCATTTTATGGGCCGTACATTTGTGGGAAATAAGGTCGATGCAGACCGCTTAATTGTTCTTGCTGGTGCAGGCTGTGTCTTAGAGAACCTCTTTTATACCATTGCCGATCCAGGAGATGGTGTTCTGGTTCCCCTTCCCAGCTATGCTGGTTTTTGGGCCGACCTGGAAACCCGAGATAACCTCACGATAATACCTGTGGATTGCAGCCATCGTGACAACTATGACCCGACCCCTGAACTGCTGGATGAAGCGTTAGCTAAAGCGACCATTCCGGTACGGGCTCTTCTCTTTACCTCTCCGAACAACCCCATGGGACGTACTTACTCCCGTGAAGAGGTCCAAGCGGTTCTGGATTGGGCAGAAACAAAACAGATTCATGTGATCTTTGATGAGATCTATGCTTTATCGGTCTTTGGAGATCGTGCCTTTGTTAGCGCAGCATCGCTGCGAACTGATTTAGGTAAGAATGTTCATATCGTCTGGGGTTTTAGCAAGGATTTTGGCGCCAGCGGACTGCGCTGCGGGGTTCTATTAAGCCATAATGATGAGGTGTTACACGCAGTCAGTGCACTCTCTTACTGGGCAACCTGTTCAGGTCATACGCAATATTTGCTTTCTAAGTTTGTCTCTGACCATGAGGTTATTGATCACATTATTTTAAGCATGAAAACAGGTTTAAAACAGGCCTATCAACAAACAACCGATGCGCTTAACCATGCAAAAATCCCCTATATTCCAGCCAATTCTGGAATTTTTTTAATTTGTGATTTACGCAGCTACCTGGATGAACCCAGTTGGGAAGGTGAGAGACGTTTGTGGCATCGGATTCTTGATGAGACCAATGTCAATTTGACTCCTGGAGAGTATTGCCACTTCAGTGAGCCAGGTTTTTTTAGGTTCTGTTATATGGCGGAACCTGACCGGGCGGTAGCGACAGCAATTGATCGTCTCGATCATATGCTCAACAAGAAAAAAACATGA